The Haemorhous mexicanus isolate bHaeMex1 chromosome 5, bHaeMex1.pri, whole genome shotgun sequence genome contains a region encoding:
- the ERP27 gene encoding endoplasmic reticulum resident protein 27, translating into MQELHVLVASLLAKHKGTPASGIQHLERAVLNPAGVPAHKAAPFPPPQEGCGSPQQLTCLSLRRGPEQGGTVRRRRAGTMGTSIFPSLFVILLTRCSPAGSAGGSDSTSHSTASTTDKPILLDNIPDAEAFISGAEVAVIGFFQEPQSPEAEQFRRAAGQIAEVPFGLSSSAAVLSHYGASENTVALFRTVDNDRRDLDMNDREVDAKKLTRFVRTNELRLVTEYNPVTAIGVMQSSLQFNLLLITDKMSPKHPERMRKFRAAAELYKGKILFILLDSNLKSNEQVLSYFQLKKSQLPALAIFHTPDDEHEVVAVDDISIEHVQDFCNRFLQRMPKKEDKSEEKPLNEEL; encoded by the exons ATGCAGGAGTTGCATGTCCTCGTGGCTAGCCTGCTGGCCAAGCACAAGGGAACACCAGCCTCTGGGATCCAGCACCTGGAGAGGGCTGTTCTTAACCCAGCTGGGGTGCCTGCTCACAAAG ctgctcccttcccaccGCCCCAGGAAGGCTGTGGGTCCCCACAGCAGCTGACGTGTCTCTCACTGAGGAGAGGACCGGAGCAGGGTGGCACGGTGAGGAGAAGGCGAGCTGGTACCATGGGCACATCCATCTTCCCGAGCCTCTTTGTCATCCTGCTTACCAGGTGCTccccagcagggtctgctggAGGGAGTGACTCTACATCCCACA gcacagccagcaccacAGACAAACCTATCCTGTTAGACAACATCCCAGATGCTGAAGCCTTCATCAGTGGTGCAGAGGTGGCAGTCATTGGATTCTTCCAG GAGCCGCAGAGCCCCGAAGCGGAGCAGTTTCGCCGGGCGGCCGGACAGATCGCGGAGGTGCCCTTCGGCCTCAGCAGCAGCGCCGCCGTCCTGTCGCACTACGGCGCCTCGGAGAACACGGTGGCGCTGTTCCGCACG GTAGACAATGACCGGCGGGATCTGGATATGAACGACAGGGAGGTTGATGCCAAGAAGCTGACCCGCTTCGTTCGGACAAACGAGCTCCGCCTGGTGACAGAGTACAACCCTGTG acAGCAATAGGTGTGATGCAGAGCTCACTGCAGTTTAACCTCCTCCTGATCACAGACAAGATGTCTCCAAAGCACCCCGAGCGAATGCGCAAGTTCCGGGCGGCGGCAGAGCTCTACAAGGGCAAG ATCCTCTTTATCCTGTTAGACAGCAATTTGAAGAGCAATGAACAAGTACTGTCGTACTTCCAGCTGAAGAAgtcccagctgccagctctggccaTATTCCACACGCCAGATGATGAGCACGAAGTGGTGGCTGTGGATGACATCTCCATTGAGCATGTACAGGACTTCTGTAATCGTTTCCTACAAAGAATGCCAAAG AAAGAAGACAAATCTGAGGAGAAGCCCCTCAATGAAGAACTCTGA
- the ARHGDIB gene encoding rho GDP-dissociation inhibitor 2, translating to MTEKTQEPHVEDDDDELDGKLNYKPPPQKTLQELQELDKDDESLAKYKKSLLGDGPVVVDPTAPNVVVTRLTLVCDSAPGPITMDLTGDLEALKKETFVLKEGVEYRVKIHFRVNRDIVSGLKYVQHTYRTGVKVDKATFMVGSYGPRPEEYEFLTPVEEAPKGMLARGTYHNKSFFTDDDKHDHLTWEWNLSIKKEWTE from the exons ATGACCGAGAAGACACAAGAGCCTCATGTGGAGGATGACGATGATGAGCTGGATGGGAAACTCAATTACAAACCTCCTCCCCAGAAaacactgcaggagctgcaggagttgGACAAGGATGATGAAAGCCTCGCTAAGTACAAGAAGTCCCTGCTGGGAGATGGACCTGTGGTAGTAG ACCCAACAGCTCCCAATGTGGTGGTCACCCGACTCACTCTGGTATGTGACTCTGCTCCAGGACCCATCACCATGGACCTTACAG GTGACCTCGAAGCACTCAAGAAAGAGACCTTCGTATTAAAGGAAGGGGTGGAATACAGAGTTAAGATCCACTTCAGA GTAAACAGGGACATTGTGTCGGGACTGAAATATGTGCAGCACACCTACCGGACAGGGGTGAAGG TGGACAAAGCCACGTTCATGGTTGGCAGCTATGGGCCACGGCCAGAGGAGTACGAGTTCCTGACGCCTGTTGAAGAGGCTCCTAAGGGAATGCTGGCTCGAGGCACCTACCACAACAAATCCTTCTTCACGGATGATGACAAGCACGACCATCTCACCTGGGAGTGGAACCTGTCCATCAAGAAGGAATGGACAGAATGA